Genomic segment of Salvia hispanica cultivar TCC Black 2014 chromosome 2, UniMelb_Shisp_WGS_1.0, whole genome shotgun sequence:
tttccttttcaggttgtcccaattaaaatgaaacgttttctaaaatggaaacaacattctctctactttttcttctcttttactttactctctcttcattaactcacaaaacactaccgcataaaatcttgtgctggaaatcaaatgttgcatatttattgggacggagggagtactaagaTTTTTTGATGTGCAGAGAATTGGATGACAATTTTCATGTGGTCATGTAAAATTTTGTTACTATATGGTCGCGTGAATTATGAAAAGTTGTCCAGAGACTCCATCCGACTGGGTGACATTGTCGCACTTTCTAACCACCTCTATCCGGTGGGGTGAAGAAGCGGTTGTACGCGAATTCCCTTCCCGCTGACCTTGACCCTCCGCCCACGATGCTTCCCGTTGTATACCCGCTTATACTTCTAGTCGTTGCCTTCACTATCGTTTTCATTCATCTCCCGGCCCTTCGAAATTtcacttcaattcttctcacCACAATCCACTCCCACACACCAACCATAAAACCTAAACCACTGGTTGTCCTTGCCCCTCCATCGCCATACTTTCCATCGTCATAGCCATGTACCACCGGTTCTTCGATCAATATCTTACCAGAAAATTATTTACGTAAGAGGGCATCATCCATGCACCAAGATCCTTCTCCACaccattaatttgaaatttgagttAGAACTATACTAAACTCGCATATATGCATTGTTCATTTTTGCACAATGATCAATTAATTGATTTGTAGTCATTTTTGAAATGTGACAAGCAAAAtgatcaatttcatttttattttattttttttgcaaaaaccaactattttaatctttcttatcttattaatctcttattttactttatgtTCACTACTATGTTCacctattattttcttaaatctcgcactattaattaattaggagtAACTTGTaacgaaaattacaattaCTACTACTGAAAATAGGAGTAATTGATAGAATGCCGATGAGATATATAAAATCAGCAAAACCAATAATAATGGATTACATATTACATGAATGCAGTAAGTATATTTTAGTGTATtgatagtaatataattatcaGTTACAACCATAAAATCTGTTCATATACATGCAATGCAATGCGCGGGAAATTTCTGCGAAGCTTCTGCATCATGACGATCTTCACCGTTATAAATCCCGGATCGAATTTGTTCGCAAAAGCAATTGGGAGACTGGTTTGAAATTAGTAAACTTTTCCCGAATTTCAGCTGTTTTGAACGGCATGGCGGTTGATTCGGATTcctagaatttcacaaccatCGGCCGAAAATTtgctagagagagagagagagagaaagagtaaTCAGTATACGCATTGTGTTAACAAACGCAGCTACCACTGAGCGACGAATCTGCTCCGCTCCGATCCAGTTTCTCCGGCCACCGATTTTTGTGTTTCACGGAGCGGCGGTGCAATGACCACCGGCGACGAAGACGAAATTCACCACGACCTCGAGAGAGGCGCGCCACCGGAGGAAGGTGGCGGATCATCAACCCTCGCTCAAGAGTTTTCTGACCCTTTCGACAtcgccaacaccaaaaacgcGTCTCATAATTTGCTCAAGCGCTGGAGGGTAAGTATACACTCCATTTCCAATGCAATCAATTATTCATCTCTAtcatttaaattgattatgtTATGTAACTGTTTTAGAATTGGGATAAACATGGAGTACTTAGTACTttatttatatggagtactaacTTATTTGCAAGTCTTGGCCCTTTCCAGCAAGCAGCTCTTGTGCTTAATGCTTCTCGTCGCTTTCGCTACACATTAGACTTGAAAAGGGATGAAGAGCaagaaaagagaagaagaatgattAGAGCTCATGCTCAAGTCATCAGGGTACTACATTCATAAGCACCTCATGGAATTTCTAAAATGCCTcacttctttatttatttatgcgcTACTCGTCTGCTGATTGTAGGCTGCATTGCTCTTCAAATTGGCTGGACAGCGAGCCACAGgtatttaatcatttattctATTGCTTTATAATGTTTCTGGATCATTAATTCTGAGTTTTGTCGAAATAAACTGAGAGCGAAGCTTCTAACGACTTCATACTCCACTACACATTAACAGTACAAGTGCAAATATGAGTGGTAGATTAGTTCAGTGGTTATACTTGTATAATAAATGGACTAATACTGCTGCTTGAAAAGCTTCTTGGTAGATTAACAAACCTGAGATTAACTGAGATGCGTACAATTTTCCATTCCCAAGGTTCTATTAGCAAATAAGTAGTGCTGCTTGAAAAGCTTCTTGGTAGATTAACCAgatctttttttgtttcagtGTTAGGCACAGCAGTGATTCCTCCATCTCCGTCTGGGATTTATGGAATTTCACCCGAACAGCTTGCTTCAATGAACAGAGATCACAAAATTGCTGCATTCGAACAATATGGAGGGGCAAGATTCCCTTTTCCCTTTACATCTCTTTAGCTATTTTCCAAGATGTATGGCTCAGTAATTTAGTTTtgcatttttccatttgttcAGGTTAAAGGCATATCAGGTTTGCTACGAACAGACGTTGAAACAGGGATTACTGGTGATGATGACGAGTTCGCACAGAGAAGAGATGCCTTTGGCTCAAACACTTATCCTGTGAAGAAGGGGAGGACTTTCTGGGTAAAGTTTTACGCAGATTGTTACTTTGGTTTGATTATGCATCGATTGGAACTGTAACTTTATAGTATATCTATTCAAATATGTGTTCTAATGTCCTTGCTTTTCATTTTGTGTAGATGTTCCTATGGGACGCCTGGCAGGATACAACtctcattattttaatagtagCAGCTATCGCATCTTTGGCTCTTGGGATAAAAACTGAGGTAACCGTAGAATACAGAAGTGCATAAGTCCATTTTCACCATTGAGTGTTGTCCTATTACATTTATTTGTGTAATCTTCCAACCATTTGTAAACATAGTCTTAGGCATATGATATATACCATTTGGAACTTCCATCCAAACGTGGTTTGAGAAACTTAAGATAATGCTATATCAACTCCCTTTTAACAATTCATCATTCTTGAAGGGCATTAAAGAAGGATGGTATGATGGAGGAAGCATCACCTTTGCAGTTCTTCTGGTTATTATTGTTACaggtaatttaaaatacttctTATAAATTTACTTTGAACTATATTTCGGTATGCAATATGTCTGACATTTATGCTGTCTTATTCTTTATATGCATCTATTCTTCAGCAACTAGTGATTATAGGCAGTCCCTCcagtttcaaaatttaaatgaggAAAAGCGAAATATTCAAGTGGAGGTAATTTTAGGCAATGAAGCTATATATttccttcttttattttgggcTTTAGATAAGGTGAATGATGATGTATATACTCATGAGAAAAACTGAATAGGTGATCAGAGGAGGTCGGAGAGAGAAGGTTTCCATATACGACATTGTGGTTGGGGATGTCATACCTCTGAAAATAGGAGATCAGGTCacaaataatttgattcagttgttttatcattcattatttaaaagttaCTTGCCATAATATGTACAGGTTCCTGCTGATGGGTTAGTTACGACTTCCCATTCTCTTGCCATTGATGAATCCAGCATGACTGGAGAAAGCAAGATTGTAAGCTGGTTAGATTTGTTTCTGGTTACTTTAGATCATTTATCTAATATTTCTCACGTCTCATGCCACTATGCAGGTTCATAAAGACCAAAAAACTCCATTTTTGATGTCGGGTTGCAAGGTGGTAGATGGTGCTGGAACTATGCTGGTAATATTACTACAACTTTAAACAGCCATTAACCGGACATTCTGAATAACAcagatttttttgttgaggGTGTGTATGCGATCATGTGAGTTTGTTTTCCTGTTTAAACACTTCCTGATGCCTAAGGCCACTGCAACACCATTTTCAGCTAGAGTGTAAGAAACTAATTGATTTGTACTAGTATAACTATGTATTTTACTATGACTTGCAAAACacatataataaaacaaacacacGTGTCTTTGCAATGCCACTGTCCTACGCGGTAGTGTCATTAGGTGCTAAGTTGGTCAAAGCGATCTTTACTTTGTTTATCAGAGTATGTAGAGAAATATGTTACATCTATGGTGACTATTAGTTTTCATAATACTcgatgataattatttattacatgATTGTGTTTTAGGTAACTGGTGTTGGAATCAACACTGAATGGGGATTGTTGATGACTAGTATATCAGAAGATAATGGTGAAGAAACTCCTCTGCAGGTAATTATTGGATAATGGTCGTGTAACAACAGTTTGTCGTATGGCAGTTATCATACTAAGGATCCTGGTGAAATTTACAGATTCGTCTGAATGGTGTGACAACTTTCATTGGCATTGTCGGTCTCACAGTAGCTTTCTCTGTACTCGTTATACTCTTGACTAGGTAATTTGGGCTTTGTTATTGGCATCTTGTGATGTGGTCACATTGTATTGACAATTAATTACCCCAGGTATTTCACTGGGAATTCGAAAGATCCTGATGGAACTATTCAGTTTGTTCGTGGGAAGACCAGTCTCGGCCACACAATTGATGGTGTTATACATATTATAACCGCTGCAGTAAGTTTCTTCTTTCTgaaatggaaatgaaaaacatttagagtcttttctatttattgacTGAGCTCATATTTAGGTAACAATAGTCGTTGTTGCGGTCCCAGAAGGGCTTCCTTTGGCTGTAACCCTGACGTGAGTATGAAAATGTTACCTACATAGAATTATATCAGGgtctattaatttatatattttgaaactgAAACAGCTTAGCATACTCCATGAAAAAGATGATGGCCGACAAGGCTTTGGTATGTAAAATTTTCTGTTGTTTCCAGATCTCTAATTAAATCACCtatgtacatttttttagCATACGATATCTATATACTTGATATCCAGGTGCGCAGGCTCTCGGCCTGTGAAACTATGGGATCTGCAACAACCATTTGCAGTGATAAGACTGGAACTTTGACTCTGAATCAGGTGAGTTTCAATAGTATACCGAGTTCTATCCAAAAAACTGGATGCATTTTTAATCAGGCTCTCGGCACACTACATTTTGATACAGATGACCGTAGTTGAGGCTTATGTTGGTACAAGAAAAATTGATCCCCCTGAAGATAGTTCCCAGTTGCCTGCATCAGTTTCCTCTCTGCTAGATGAGGGACTAGCTCAGAACACTTCTGGCAGTGTATTCTTATCTAAGGTATTCTTTCTCAGCTTTCAAGTGCTTAAACATACTGATCAAGTCATAAGGGGCTAAGGTTGTCACTGTTAATGAGAGGTTAAAAGAATGCAAAAATAGCTGTCTGTTCTTCCTGGGTAGCACATGATGCATTTCCAAGATTTCAGtctaacatttttttgcaaaGTTTCTTCCTGTCTCATCAAGTTAGCTACAATATGTGATTTCAGTGGGAAGAAGTACAACACTTTTCAGCTCAGCATGCTGAAATCTGCCTTCTTGTTTTTGTCATGTTACATActcatatatttttgtgtgtaTTTCTAAGGATGGTAAAGTTGAGGTGTCTGGATCTCCCACTGAAAAAGCCATTCTTCAGTGGGGTGTCAAGGTACTTCTGGCCGTGCTCTAGCATCAATTCTTCAGTTTCCATCTCGACTTTGTGATCACCTTTTTCCCCTTTCCCTTTTCAGTTGGGAATGAAGTTTGACAATGTGAAATCTGAATCCATAGTTCTCCATGTATCTCCTTTTAATTCTACCAAAAAACGAGGTGGTGTTGCTGTTAGAGGGCAGGTAAGTGATCCATATAGATATTTGCTTAAATTCTATGTAAGTTATATTGTTTATTCTTTCACAATAATCTAATCTCTGTACATGTACTAAACACCATCGTCTGAGAGTCCTCAAAGATCCGAAttcattaaaaacataaacctacttttctcattcttcaaaaaaaatatttgagaaagtATTCTTCACTTGGCAGGCTGGATCCCAAGTTCATGTGCATTGGAAGGGAGCAGCTGAGATTATCTTAGCTTCATGCTCAAAGTATATTGATGTCAATGGTTCTTTGCAGTCAATTGATAATGATATGGTAGGTAGTTTGTATGATATAAATGATCCAAGTAAGGTTAAAATGTAGATACTTACAGAAGTGCGTAACACCTTATTCAGGATTTTCTTAAAGATGCTATTAATACAATGGCCGAAAAAAGCTTGAGGTGTGTTGCTGTTGCTTATAAAACATTTGAAACAGACATGGTTCCAACGGATCAAGAGCAGCTGTCACAGTGGACTTTACCAGAAGATGATCTTGTGTTGCTGGCTATTGTTGGTATTAAGGTAACTAACTTGCACTTCCTGTTTCTGTAGCTGTAAGTTCTATCTATTTCTGAATGTAACGTTTATGTGCTTACCAACAATTCGTTCCTGTACAACAGTGGTTTTGGTTATTTGCATACTCTCTAATACCAAATACAAGCCTCTTGTCTTATGGCATCATTTCACTgcatattcaatatttttgtaattaaatagTTGTATTTCAAACTTTGTTATGCAGGATCCTTGTCGTCCAGGTGTTAGAGAAGCAGTGGAACTATGCACGCATGCTGGTGTTAAGGTATCAATTTTGTTTGAGAGAGCTTCAGACATGAATGCTCATTGTAAGCT
This window contains:
- the LOC125205092 gene encoding calcium-transporting ATPase 9, plasma membrane-type-like, whose amino-acid sequence is MTTGDEDEIHHDLERGAPPEEGGGSSTLAQEFSDPFDIANTKNASHNLLKRWRQAALVLNASRRFRYTLDLKRDEEQEKRRRMIRAHAQVIRAALLFKLAGQRATVLGTAVIPPSPSGIYGISPEQLASMNRDHKIAAFEQYGGVKGISGLLRTDVETGITGDDDEFAQRRDAFGSNTYPVKKGRTFWMFLWDAWQDTTLIILIVAAIASLALGIKTEGIKEGWYDGGSITFAVLLVIIVTATSDYRQSLQFQNLNEEKRNIQVEVIRGGRREKVSIYDIVVGDVIPLKIGDQVPADGLVTTSHSLAIDESSMTGESKIVHKDQKTPFLMSGCKVVDGAGTMLVTGVGINTEWGLLMTSISEDNGEETPLQIRLNGVTTFIGIVGLTVAFSVLVILLTRYFTGNSKDPDGTIQFVRGKTSLGHTIDGVIHIITAAVTIVVVAVPEGLPLAVTLTLAYSMKKMMADKALVRRLSACETMGSATTICSDKTGTLTLNQMTVVEAYVGTRKIDPPEDSSQLPASVSSLLDEGLAQNTSGSVFLSKDGKVEVSGSPTEKAILQWGVKLGMKFDNVKSESIVLHVSPFNSTKKRGGVAVRGQAGSQVHVHWKGAAEIILASCSKYIDVNGSLQSIDNDMDFLKDAINTMAEKSLRCVAVAYKTFETDMVPTDQEQLSQWTLPEDDLVLLAIVGIKDPCRPGVREAVELCTHAGVKVRMVTGDNIQTAKAIALECGILSSNAETGEPYVMKGKRFRELPERDREEAAKLLLVMGRSSPNDKLLLVQALRKQGEVVAVTGDGTNDAPALNEADIGLSMGIQGTEVAKESSDIIILDDNFASVVKVVRWGRSVYANIQKFIQFQLTVNAAALTINVVAAISSGDVPLNTVQLLWVNLIMDTLGALALATEPPTDHLMDRSPVGRRESLVTNIMWRNLLVQAIYQIAVLLVLNFEGLSLLKLKNDNIQHANMVKNTVVFNAFVLCQIFNEFNARKPDELNVFTGVTKNHLFTGIVGSTLILQIIIINFLGKFTSTVKLSFQQWLICFLIGIISWPLAVAGKFIPVPKTPLGKVFVKPYQRCIAAREART